In bacterium, the DNA window GGAACCGCAGGGTGAGGCCAGGGAGTTCGATGCTGCGACAGGCAGAGTGGTCTGCTGGATGCGCATCGCCTGCGTCGAGATTCCCCAGGAGGTTCAGCACATCTGGTATGTGGATGGACAAAAACAGGCGGAGGTTCCGTTGACGGTCAAATTTCCGACCATGCGCACCTGGAGCAGCAAAAACATCTGGCCGGGACAAT includes these proteins:
- a CDS encoding DUF2914 domain-containing protein, producing the protein MKAFFLCLLLSSLLWSDLVLCQHDQICRVEKMVMCCGVEQKEPQGEAREFDAATGRVVCWMRIACVEIPQEVQHIWYVDGQKQAEVPLTVKFPTMRTWSSKNIWPGQWKVQAVDEAGGVLTETSFIVR